The Endozoicomonas sp. 4G DNA segment TTCCTATTCCGGTATTGTCCAGTAATCAGTAAACCCAGTTCACAGTTAAACAGCCTGGTTATCTTCACGTGAGTTGCTGGCACATTCAGGTATTCAGCCACCCAATTTATTATCATCCGCTGGTTAGCAATGAACCTGTTTTCAGCATTGATTAGCATGGTCGTTCTCCTGAAAAAAACAGAAATCATGTAGGGTAGGGGTCAGTAAAAAGGGGTAAAAAGTCTTTTTACTGGTTTTTACTGATACCTACCCCTACTATTTTTCGTTTTTTCTTCTTCTGTCAGGCAAGCCGGGTTTATATGAAAAGTGACTGAAGGACGGCCCCGGCCTTTTGATTCTTCCCGCACAATATAGCCATGTAGTTCTAACCACTTTACAGCCTGTTCTCGGTTCCGCTTCTCTTGCAGCCCTACCCACCTTCTACGCTCAAGGTCTGCCATTTTGAAGGGTTGTGGCAACTGCCCTATACGGTCCGCCAGTATCCGGGCCCCGGCTAATGGATCGTCGGCCAGGGCATAAACCCGTCTGGCGTGAGTCTCCAATACATCGCACCAGCGGATAGCCATTTCAACCGATGCCTTGCTGATCCGGCCTGTTGCCCCGTTGCTGATAACATGAAACACAAGGGCCAGTGCTGGCATTAAAGACGGATACTTTCCGAGGTGGCTTTCCATCTGCAGGCTGACACCTTCGCCACTGATCCGGGTCATCAGATCAGAGTACCAGCGGTTAAACAGTGCCTGCGCCTGATCATCGAATCGGATAGCGGGCCTGTCCTCTTCCTCTGGTTGGTATGGGATGTTGTCCAGCCTTCGAAATACCTGATATGCCTGTTCCTTCAATGCCTTGTCCGGGCTCCTGTCGGTCAGCCTGAATGATCGTTTATCTGGATACACCAGCAGCTGAAAACGTTCTACAAGTCCATCGTCCCCGCTCCCGTCTCTCTGGGTCATCAACAGTGGCAGTAATCGCCCCGGTTGAATCCCTCCAAGCAATGACACTGTGTTAGAGGGTATGTATACATCGTCACGGGTTACACGGTCATAGCTGTATGTTCCATCGCCGTTGAACGCTTCCAGCCAGAAAGCCCGGTCCTGTTGTCGGTCGTCCCGGTTGAGCCCTGCTATCCATCCGGCCAGCTCATCACGAAACAGTAGCAACCCCCATGGATTTTCAGACAGCAATATACCCAGTTTCTCTACAGTGGCGTCATTGACGATGTAACGGCGGCTGGCGGGCTTCTCCGGGTCGCTGCTTTCATCCATCAACAAGGCTTCAGCGGCCTGTAGATCCTTTTTCTTTACCAGTGCCTGCGCCTGTCGCTCTGCTTCCCTGGTTGCCATCTGGTTTATTTTCTCTTGCGCCTGGTAACGCTTCAGGTCTTCCTTGTGCTCTGCTCTGGCTTCAGCCTCCAGCCGGGTTAATGGCTTGGTAGTGTCTTTGATAACAGGTATCTTTTTCTGGCTTGGCCTGCCAATACAGCAACCCCACAGATTAGGAATGATTGCCCAGTCGTCATACTGCTTTGGTTTCACACTAACCTTTCGACCGATCAAACTCCCCAGGGCAGTTACAGCAGAAACAGCGGCATATTCAAAGGGGGCATTGTCCATTCGCTCTACTGTGTCCACCAGCCAGCCGGAAAGCTCCGGGGGGAGCATATCCGGTGTAATCTCCTGAACGGGTAGCAGGTCGTTCTTGATAGGCTTCAGTTCCGGCCAATCAATAGCGGGCCTGCTCCCACTGTCTAAACCACTCTGCCTGATTTCTTTCTGTATGGCTTCAGGCTGGACGACTTTAATGTTTGGGTGTGTCTGGTCACACAGTGCCATGCTTTAGCCCTCCGGTGGCAAGATAAAAGTCTGAAAAGTCTGTGCCCTGATCGCTGGTCTGTTTCAGTGTTGGCAGTAACACAGCGGCCCCGGTGGATTCAGCCGCTTTAAGTGCCTGAGATAGCCCGGGGTTGTCGGGCTGGTGGGTGTCGTTGTCGGCGGCAATGATTAACCGGCTGTCCGGGTTCTGGTCTCTGGCGATCCGTGCGACGGCTTCAAGGTTGTGTTTGCCCGCAGCGGCATAGACCCTCACAGCTTGGCTATCCATCAGGTACAGGCTTGCCCCGGTTGCCCAGCCTTCACAGACGTACACAGTCCATGCCTCAGCTCCGAAACGATGGTAAACCCCTTCGCACAGGCCATATTTGAGCCTGAACTTTTTGCCTTCCGGGGTGATCCGTTCCAAATTAACCAGCTTGTGCCCTTCAGCATACAGAGCCACCAGCAGCAAGCGGCCTTGCTGGTACAGTCCCAAGGGTGGGAGTTTCTTTTTGACAAGGTAAGGGTGGTTCGGGTCAGCCGGTTTTGCCCCTGCCAGAATAAACGGCACCCTATCAGCTACCTGGTTCTGCCTTCTCCGCTTCTCTTCTGCTTCCAGAGCCTGCCATTCTTCCTGCAGCGCTTTTCTCTGTGCCATTCTGACCGCTATACGGGTCTGTTCTGCCAGCGCTTCGGCTTCATTGCGGTATGGCTTCCGCTCGATCCCCAGATAACGGGCTACCTGGTCTACTGCTTCAGGAAACCGGCATTCCTGCATTTTCATAATCAGGCTGAAACCGTCACCAGAACCACAATGACGACAGAAGTAATGCCCAATGTCAGCGTTCCTGAATTCGTAACGGTCACGGCCGCCACAATGGGGACAGGGTATATTTCGCTTGCGAGGGTTTACCTCGTTATCTGTCAGGCCACATACAGCCTGTAGAATGCTGTCCCACTGTCCACCAGCAGCCAGCTTTACCCGATCCGTGAATAGCTGTGCTGTCATCGTCTTTCACTCCTGCCCGCTTTTGATGGGTCTCTGACCAGCTCTTTAAGGTGTTCAAGCCACCTATTGCCGCTCTGGAGCCTAACCGAGTTTCTGATCGAGTATTTTTTGTGGGCACCACGGTTTAGAGGTTTACGAGTCATCACTGCTTTCCTCCATCCTTTCCTCCATCCTTTCTTCCAGCTCTCCCGCCAGATGGTGAACGGATCGGCACAGCTCTTTCAGAGCGGTGGCAATATGGGTTGTCTCAAGTTCAGTCAACCGTGGAGAAATGCCGCATTCAGCACTAACAGTCTCTTCAGCCAACAGACAGGACAGGCCATAAGCCGGAATACTGAGGCGGCTGATTTCATTGGTCAGCTGTTTTACTGTTTTATGACCCATGCGCTTACCCTCCCTGCTGATTCATTTCTTTGATCATTTCCCACAAGTGATCCCTTGCGGCTTTGTCCTTTTCGATTACCTCCAGCCACTGATCGCGGTCTGACTCAGAAATATGGTCTTGTCGGGAAAAGAATTCAGCTTGGCCCTTTTCAAAGGACAGGGCTAACAATGCCTGCTCGAGTGCTTCAATGCGAGTCATGCTGACACCCTCCAGCCACAGACGACGGCATCCAGCTTTCTGGCTTCTTTACGGGCTTGCTGGTGGGAGTTGAACGACAGGGTAATGTAACCACGTACACGACGGTCACATAGACGGTGGGAGCTGCCTTTCAGTAAGGCAAGACGACAGGTTATAGCCATTGGGTGGCCTCCTTTAGTTTTGGAGCCTGCCACCCAGGGTGATAAGTCTGAATTGGTGGCAGAGCTGATAGGGTTATCACCACCGGCACTAAAGGAAACCGGCCTACCCGAAGGTAGCCCCATCAGCCCTACCATAAAACGGTAAGTACGCTGAAGTAAGCAACAAAAAAGCCGCTCTGCTGGCGACTGTTGCGCCTTTAGTATTACCGGGGTGATAGTCCGGGTTACAGATTTTGCTGTAACACTGTGAACGATAGCGCACTCATTCCCGTCAGGCAATGAGTTATTAACACACAAGGTGATTCCGCTATAGCAGCCTTGCTTTTGGACTACGGGTAAACTGCTCACATCTGAGAAGTTAGGCAAATACGCCTTCTGAACTATGGGTAAACTCATCAAATCTGAGGAGTTAAGCGAATCTACCTGCTGTTGCTCTTTGTGTTGCTCATAACGGGTTAAACCTTGCTGTACGTGGGTTGGCCTTTGTCCTTCTTTATGCCCTTCATAGCATTTTGCTACTGCCTGACCGACTTTATTTTTTTTCATAGCCTGGTATCCATTCTTGAAGCTGACAGGGCAGGACGTTTATTTATCAGCGGGTTTAGGGGTGTCCTACCCTGCGTCTATTTTCTGGCTGGTGGGTCTACTCAAATTGAGTAAGCCAGTTAACGGGCCTGCGTTTCTTCTGGCGGGAATTGCTCCACCAGCATCTGAACCAGATTGACCGTTAGATAATCAGCCCCACGCTTCAGCCGGTAATGGTTCAGCAGGTTAATGGCCTGACCTGCTGCCTTACGGTTGGGTAACCAGTAGCGGTAAAAGTTGGCCTGTCCGCCATCTTTGCGCGTGAACGGGTCCAGAGTCCGGGCAATCAGAATGTTCTGCTTTCCCAGCCTTGAAACGTCGGTATTAAGGCAGCTACTCCAGAACAATCCGGGTTGCTGTTTAAACCGATAACCCTGTAGAGGGCTGGCGACTTCAATCTGTCGTAAGCCTGCCGGCCCTGCCTCAAGAAAGGCATACAGACAGTTTTCTATTTTGGTTGGCTGTTTCATAATGAGCTGTCCTTAACTGTATTACGGGCTTACTGGTGGGGACTGGTGGCCCGTAGTCCTTTCTTTATGCGGCTTCTGTCTGGCGCTTTTCCTCCCAAGCTTCCAGCTCTGACATTTTCCAGCGGACACAGCGCGGCCCCATCTGGACAGGCTTGGGAAAGCTTACTTCTGAATCCTGCATCCAGCGGTAAAGGGTGGTGTTACCGATCCCGTAACGGGTCAGCACTTGTTGGCGGGTGAGGTAGGTTTGAGGTTGTTGGGTCATGGTCTGGTTTCCGTGTTGTTCTTTGTTATTCCACGGAAAATAATTTGCTATTAACGGAAGGTACTAAAAATTGTGTGTAGAGGTAGAAAACCTGTTTTATTCCCTAAAAAACATGTTTCTACCCCTATAAGGTGGTTTTTTTCAATTTTTATTCTTTGGTCTCCCCCCTTTTTTTGCTTCTGCTGGCGCAATATCACTAATCCATTGTCGGATAACTTTATCTGCTGGGGGCTTAAATCCTTTCTTTTTTAATTCATCATTTATCCATTTTGAAACAACACCAATTCGTGGAGGATTTGATTCATTATCAGACCAGCACTCTTTTGCTATGAAACGTGCTTGCTCCCTAGCCTTATTGCTTGCCACATGTCTAGCTTTTCCACCAATACTGCCAGCCTGTTTAGCACTCAAGCTATAAATCGCTCTTTCTACGTCATCGCTCATTTCCTTTTCCGATTTTTCAGCGCAATAACTCACTATATGCTGAGCTGCTACTTGATCCATTCCAAGCACATGTGATGTGAATCCAGCTTTAAGAGGTAGTGGAATGTTTTGATCCAATGAAAATTTTCGTATTAATGCTTGCTTAAAGCTCTTTATATCTTCATTTGTAACTGATTCATCATATGAAAATAAATCGTCAAAAGGTTGAACTGGATCAGCGTTAACTGCTTCTTCTTGGCGGTATCTGAACTCGTTTCTTATCGCCAGTATCACTTCTGGAAAATTCTTTATTACTTCATCAAGATAGTCTTTAAAGTAGCTTTTCTGTATCTGCCGAGCTTGCTCATAAAGCTTACTGTATTCAGAGCCACCCATATCAAAGCGACTTTCAAACTCTTCCAGTCGATCTAATATACTTATATATTTTTCGTCCTTTAGTAGCTCAGACTCCGCTTGAGTTTGTTTTAACTCCAACTCATTTATTTTCTTCTGTTCCTGTGTCGTTAGTTCCCGGCTTAGGTGTTTATAAATATCTACTGTATCCATCACTGCCCCCAGCAATCCCCACGATTAAGTTAGCCAGTCAGGGCGGGTGGGTTATCCGCCTTTTCAGGAGCTACCCTAGACTGGCTATTCAGTTACAGGCTCCGGCCTGCGTTGTTCTTATCGGTAGACTTCTTTCCGGTGGCCTACCTTCACCACTTCAATGATTAACTGCCCGTTATCTACCTGGTACACAATCCGATAATCACCAGACCTTACCCGGTAAGTGTGTTCTGTGCCTGACAGCTTGCGGCATCCTTCCGGGTGTGGATCATTCACCAGCGATTCAGCCAAGGCCACCAGCTTTATTACTGTTGCCTTGGGTAGCTTCCTGAGTTCCTTCTGTGCTGATTTCTTCCAGCTCAACAGGTACCGGTTCATAGCTTGCCGTCAGCCTTCAGGGATTTGATAAGATCGTCATGGGATACGGTTTCTTCGTCCCGGCGTTCTGCCACTGTCGCAAGGTCTTCAAGGTCTTCTATCAGTTCCTGATACTGATCCACTGGCAAAACAACAGATACCCGGTTGCCCTGGTCATCGGTTATGTATTGTGGCTTTGGTTGTGCTGGCATGGTGTTATCTCCGGTAACTGATTAAATGAGATATTTTGGAGTATCCACTTTTACGTATTTCCTAATTTTTAACACTGCTGGTGGACTGCCGGTACTGGTCAAGATCCACCAGCTTGGTATCTTTGCCCTTGAGTATCTTGTCTAAAAATGCGTCGTATTTCTTCAGGGCTTCCCGCTTCTCTGGCAACCTGTCCGAGTGGTCGTAGTGCTTACTTTCAATGCTGCCATCTTCCCGGCTCTGGATCAGGAATCGCTGCTCTTGTGGTACACGGCACTCGATAAGCAGGTTGGTTGCCGTCCGTCGAATATCCTTAGAGGTGAATCGTTCAGGTAATGGCTCTCCTGCTGCCTTGGCTTCAGCTTCCAGACAGTCACAGTATTCATTCACTCGCCTTGTAAGACCGGTAACCGTCATCGGAGCTTTCCCTGTAATTGAAAAAGGCCATTCATGGGAGCCTGTTATCAGTTTCAGCTCTTCAAGTATTTTCAGTGCCTTGCTTGTCAGTGGCATTACTCGCTTTCTTGGCTTGCCGCTTTTCCCTTTCCGCTCAATGAAGGTAAATACTCTTCTTTCAAAATCAATATCTGACCATCGGCATTGGGCTAATTGCTCTGGCCTGTTACCTGCTGTCGCCAGCATGAAGCGCAACAGCAAACCATACACAGGGCTTCTGTTTGGCAGCGATGGGGTAAAGTCATACCAGAGCCGATTAATCTCCTGGTGGTTCAGGTAACGCTCTCTGACTCTTTCAAAGTCTGCCTGACGGGGTACGGCTGACACGGGGTTGTGCTCTATCAGAAAGCGCTTGCCGTGTTCTACTTGCTCACGGGGATTATTATCAGCCTTCATACCGTATTCATACGCCGCATGGAGATAACTTCTCAGCCGGTTACTGGTGGTTGTTATGCCCTTCTCTATCATGCGCCTGATAATGGTTACTATGTCCTCAACAGTAATGTCCTTGGCTTTGGTTTTCGCCAGATTGGGGAATGGCTCCAGAACGTATAGAGTAAATGCCCCCTTAACCACTCTGGCTGATTTCTTGCCCTGCCTGTAGAGGGATGAAACGTAGGTTTCGCACAGTTCTGAAAGTGTGCCCTGGGTCTTGGCTAATTCTTCCTGTCGCTTAAGTTCTCGCTGCTTCTGCTGGTACTCCAATGCTTGGGCTTCAAGGTGCGCTTTCAGATCACCGTTACACTCTCTGCGAAGCTTTGATAACTGTTGCGCTCTCTCTCTACACTCCGCTAAGGTATAGCCGTACCCGTTACGAGTAATTTTGTACTGACCGATCTTGAGAAATGTTTCTTTGCCTTTTTCACGGTAGCGGTAATAGGCCTCAATACTTTCAGGACTGCGCCGCCAGAACAGCAAGGTACCGTCTCCACGGCTCCCGATACTCTCCCCGGTCTTGGCTTTTTCCTTTAGATTCCTTAACTGAAGGTCTGTTAATCGCTTGCCCATAAATTACCCACCTGAATTACTTGTTATTGCCCGGTCACCTACCTGTTAATTTGCTCCCCGTTTGCTCCCTGTAAGACAAATTGAATTTGCTCCCCGTTTGCTCCCCTCTTTGCTCCCCCTTTCTGTCGGGCTTGAGTGGAAAACTATAGTACAGTCTGGAATCATGCGGAAATAATAAACCCAGTAAACAAGGGGTTACAAGCGATATAAGGAATTATGTGGAATGGTACGAAAGTACAAATTGAAAGACTCATAATCGGCAGGTCGGCAGTTCGAGTCTGCCAAGGCCCACCAAACAAAAACCCTGAAAGCCTTATAAAACAAGGCTTTCAGGTTTTTTTATGCCTGTTTTTTATGGGTGTCACAAGGGCATCACAGCTCTAAAAATAGGCTTTTGTGTCACAAAAGTGTCACCACGCAGCCTACCCACCCGCACACCCACCAAAACCGCACAAAAAAAAACACCAAAATCCCGCAGGCGGGGCGAGGAGGAGTGCGTTTTTCACCTCGTTCCCAAGCCCTGCGTGGGAATGCATACCGGTAGTGCGTCATGCTTCCACGCTGGAGCGTGGGAACGAGCCATACGAGCTATAATTCAACTCCGTTCAGTGGGTACCAGTCTTCAGTCATAATCTGATCGTAAGACCAAGGGCACCGGTCTGGAAAACTGCTGTCGTCAAGCTGTTGATTTTTATTAACGTAAAGATTCATAGCTTTAATAGCTTCTTTTTTAGCGTCGGGATATGCTTCTATCAAGGAACCTTCAACTCTTGGTTTTAAACCATAATTCTTTCGGAGTAACTATTCAGCACCCAGCAAAGGATGATCATGGTAATTCTTCATGGCTATAAGCAGGGCTTCGAAAACGTTCTGACCCTGCTTTCTCGCCGATGAAACATAACTCCGTATCCGGCAATACCATTTCGCTCCTTTCTTGCTTCTGATACAACCTGATATTTTTTGCTTCACCTTGCCATTTCTGATGTCTCGTTCACTGCCATTATTGTCGAAGGGGATGTTGAGGTCGGTCATGAATCTCAAGGTTTCGTCCTTGAACTCCACCAACCGCTTAAACAGGTTGAAGGCTTTGGTATTTTTGACTTTGTCACGACCCAGCCGTTGCCGTACTCGTTCCATATACTCAGCCTCTTCAGCCAGCGCTCTTCTCGCTGTCCGCTCGAACAGTGAGGCAATGCGCTGGTAAATCACTTCTGGCATAGCCTTCATGCCAATCTTTCTGAAACCGTTGCTGAGATGGCAGGCCAGTCTCAGTAACCGTTGCAAGCGTGCGGCAAGATGGTTGCAGTCCCTGTCAACAACACCCTGTAACTCTCTTAGGTGATGGGCATTGCAGAGGGCATGAAGTGCAGCATAACGGAAGTAAGCCTTGTAGTGGTCATGAACTAATATTCCAGCAAAGGCCAGTAAGATGCCCATGGACTCTATGGCGGAGTGACCTCGACTGGGAT contains these protein-coding regions:
- a CDS encoding type II toxin-antitoxin system RelE/ParE family toxin produces the protein MSWKKSAQKELRKLPKATVIKLVALAESLVNDPHPEGCRKLSGTEHTYRVRSGDYRIVYQVDNGQLIIEVVKVGHRKEVYR
- a CDS encoding AlpA family phage regulatory protein — encoded protein: MTQQPQTYLTRQQVLTRYGIGNTTLYRWMQDSEVSFPKPVQMGPRCVRWKMSELEAWEEKRQTEAA
- a CDS encoding YfjI family protein: MALCDQTHPNIKVVQPEAIQKEIRQSGLDSGSRPAIDWPELKPIKNDLLPVQEITPDMLPPELSGWLVDTVERMDNAPFEYAAVSAVTALGSLIGRKVSVKPKQYDDWAIIPNLWGCCIGRPSQKKIPVIKDTTKPLTRLEAEARAEHKEDLKRYQAQEKINQMATREAERQAQALVKKKDLQAAEALLMDESSDPEKPASRRYIVNDATVEKLGILLSENPWGLLLFRDELAGWIAGLNRDDRQQDRAFWLEAFNGDGTYSYDRVTRDDVYIPSNTVSLLGGIQPGRLLPLLMTQRDGSGDDGLVERFQLLVYPDKRSFRLTDRSPDKALKEQAYQVFRRLDNIPYQPEEEDRPAIRFDDQAQALFNRWYSDLMTRISGEGVSLQMESHLGKYPSLMPALALVFHVISNGATGRISKASVEMAIRWCDVLETHARRVYALADDPLAGARILADRIGQLPQPFKMADLERRRWVGLQEKRNREQAVKWLELHGYIVREESKGRGRPSVTFHINPACLTEEEKTKNSRGRYQ
- a CDS encoding ash family protein, whose protein sequence is MKKNKVGQAVAKCYEGHKEGQRPTHVQQGLTRYEQHKEQQQVDSLNSSDLMSLPIVQKAYLPNFSDVSSLPVVQKQGCYSGITLCVNNSLPDGNECAIVHSVTAKSVTRTITPVILKAQQSPAERLFCCLLQRTYRFMVGLMGLPSGRPVSFSAGGDNPISSATNSDLSPWVAGSKTKGGHPMAITCRLALLKGSSHRLCDRRVRGYITLSFNSHQQARKEARKLDAVVCGWRVSA
- a CDS encoding primase-helicase zinc-binding domain-containing protein → MTAQLFTDRVKLAAGGQWDSILQAVCGLTDNEVNPRKRNIPCPHCGGRDRYEFRNADIGHYFCRHCGSGDGFSLIMKMQECRFPEAVDQVARYLGIERKPYRNEAEALAEQTRIAVRMAQRKALQEEWQALEAEEKRRRQNQVADRVPFILAGAKPADPNHPYLVKKKLPPLGLYQQGRLLLVALYAEGHKLVNLERITPEGKKFRLKYGLCEGVYHRFGAEAWTVYVCEGWATGASLYLMDSQAVRVYAAAGKHNLEAVARIARDQNPDSRLIIAADNDTHQPDNPGLSQALKAAESTGAAVLLPTLKQTSDQGTDFSDFYLATGGLKHGTV
- a CDS encoding tyrosine-type recombinase/integrase translates to MGKRLTDLQLRNLKEKAKTGESIGSRGDGTLLFWRRSPESIEAYYRYREKGKETFLKIGQYKITRNGYGYTLAECRERAQQLSKLRRECNGDLKAHLEAQALEYQQKQRELKRQEELAKTQGTLSELCETYVSSLYRQGKKSARVVKGAFTLYVLEPFPNLAKTKAKDITVEDIVTIIRRMIEKGITTTSNRLRSYLHAAYEYGMKADNNPREQVEHGKRFLIEHNPVSAVPRQADFERVRERYLNHQEINRLWYDFTPSLPNRSPVYGLLLRFMLATAGNRPEQLAQCRWSDIDFERRVFTFIERKGKSGKPRKRVMPLTSKALKILEELKLITGSHEWPFSITGKAPMTVTGLTRRVNEYCDCLEAEAKAAGEPLPERFTSKDIRRTATNLLIECRVPQEQRFLIQSREDGSIESKHYDHSDRLPEKREALKKYDAFLDKILKGKDTKLVDLDQYRQSTSSVKN